A genomic segment from Panthera tigris isolate Pti1 chromosome A1, P.tigris_Pti1_mat1.1, whole genome shotgun sequence encodes:
- the MED7 gene encoding mediator of RNA polymerase II transcription subunit 7 yields MGEPQQVSALPPPPMQYIKEYTDENIQEGLAPKPPPPIKDSYMMFGNQFQCDDLIIRPLESQGIERLHPMQFDHKKELRKLNMSILINFLDLLDILIRSPGSIKREEKLEDLKLLFVHVHHLINEYRPHQARETLRVMMEVQKRQRLETAERFQKHLERVIEMIQNCLASLPDDLPHSEAGMRVKTEPMDADDSNNCTGQNEQQRENSGHRRDQIIEKDAALCVLIDEMNERP; encoded by the coding sequence ATGGGTGAGCCACAACAAGTGAGTGCCCTTCCGCCACCTCCAATGCAGTACATCAAGGAATATACAGATGAAAATATTCAGGAAGGCCTAGCTCCCAAGCCTCCACCTCCAATAAAAGACAGTTATATGATGTTTGGCAATCAGTTTCAATGTGACGATCTTATCATTCGCCCTTTAGAAAGTCAGGGCATCGAACGGCTTCATCCTATGCAGTTTGATCACAAGAAAGAACTGAGAAAACTCAATATGTCTATTCTTATTAATTTCTTAGACCTCTTAGATATCTTGATAAGAAGCCCTGGGAGTATAAAACGAGAAGAGAAGCTAGAAGATCTTAAGCTGCTTTTTGTGCATGTGCATCATCTCATAAATGAATACCGACCCCACCAAGCAAGAGAGACATTGAGAGTCATGATGGAGGTGCAGAAACGTCAACGCCTTGAAACAGCTGAACGGTTTCAAAAGCACTTGGAGCGAGTCATTGAGATGATTCAGAATTGCTTGGCTTCTTTGCCTGATGATTTGCCCCATTCCGAAGCAGGGATGAGAGTAAAAACTGAACCAATGGACGCTGATGATAGCAACAATTGTACTGGACAGAATgaacagcaaagagaaaattcAGGTCATAGGAGAGACCAGATTATAGAGAAAGATGCTGCCTTGTGTGTCCTCAttgatgaaatgaatgaaagaccatga